A section of the Streptomyces sp. NBC_00178 genome encodes:
- a CDS encoding Rv2578c family radical SAM protein produces MRWDNLTENTAKQGNAALFAADAVTTRTFDTPEFRGITFHEIRARSIVNRVPGASRMPFEWTVNPYRGCSHACVYCFARKTHSYLDLDTGLGFDSQIVVKVNAAELLHRHLSSHRWHGQHIAMGTNVDCYQRAEGRYRLMPGIIAALRDHANPFSILTKGTLILRDLDLLRQAAQVTEVGVSVSVGFTDRELWRTVEPGTPAPERRLDVVRALAGNGIGCGVLMAPVIPFLGDHPDQLRATVRAIAEAGATSVTPLVLHLRPGAREWFMQWLARHHPHLVPRYERMYADGAYAPTWYQRGITRRVHELAAEFGIGPADRGGARRITRTGTPDTPDAATDGPTQLTLL; encoded by the coding sequence ATGCGCTGGGACAATCTGACAGAGAACACCGCGAAACAGGGCAATGCCGCGCTCTTCGCTGCGGACGCGGTGACCACCCGCACCTTCGACACACCCGAATTCCGGGGCATCACCTTCCACGAGATCCGGGCCCGCTCGATCGTGAACCGGGTGCCCGGCGCCTCCCGCATGCCGTTCGAATGGACGGTGAACCCCTACCGGGGCTGCTCCCACGCCTGCGTCTACTGCTTCGCACGCAAGACGCACAGCTATCTCGACCTCGACACCGGCCTCGGCTTCGACTCCCAGATCGTCGTCAAGGTCAACGCCGCCGAACTGCTGCACCGCCACCTCTCCTCGCACCGGTGGCACGGCCAGCACATCGCCATGGGCACCAACGTCGACTGCTACCAGCGGGCGGAGGGCCGCTACCGGCTGATGCCCGGCATCATCGCGGCGCTGCGCGACCACGCGAACCCCTTCTCGATCCTCACGAAGGGCACGCTGATCCTGCGCGACCTCGACCTGCTGCGGCAGGCCGCCCAGGTCACCGAGGTCGGCGTCAGCGTCTCCGTGGGCTTCACCGACCGCGAGCTCTGGCGCACGGTCGAGCCGGGCACGCCGGCCCCCGAGCGGCGCCTGGACGTCGTCCGCGCCCTGGCCGGCAACGGGATCGGCTGCGGGGTGCTGATGGCACCGGTCATCCCCTTCCTCGGCGACCACCCCGACCAGCTGCGTGCCACGGTCCGCGCCATCGCCGAAGCCGGGGCGACCTCGGTGACCCCGCTCGTGCTGCATCTGCGGCCGGGCGCACGCGAGTGGTTCATGCAGTGGCTGGCGCGCCACCACCCCCACCTCGTACCGCGCTACGAGCGGATGTACGCCGACGGGGCGTACGCCCCCACCTGGTACCAGCGGGGCATCACCCGCCGGGTGCACGAGCTGGCCGCCGAGTTCGGCATCGGGCCCGCCGACCGGGGAGGCGCCCGCCGGATCACCCGGACCGGCACCCCGGACACGCCGGACGCCGCCACGGACGGCCCCACCCAGCTGACCCTGCTCTGA
- a CDS encoding VOC family protein translates to MTSKFTELGIDCADPATLARFWCAVLGYGVRDTGDGLVTIGPAVADAGGGRPGPVPPVLTFARVPEGKTVKNRLHLDVSPADREQDEEVARLLALGARRSDVGQGDESWVVLADPEGNEFCVLAARRP, encoded by the coding sequence ATGACCAGCAAGTTCACCGAGCTCGGCATCGACTGCGCCGACCCCGCAACGCTCGCCCGGTTCTGGTGCGCGGTCCTGGGCTACGGCGTACGGGACACGGGGGACGGGCTCGTCACCATCGGCCCGGCGGTGGCCGACGCGGGCGGGGGGCGCCCCGGCCCGGTACCGCCGGTGCTCACCTTCGCGCGGGTGCCCGAGGGCAAGACCGTCAAGAACCGGCTCCACCTCGACGTCAGCCCGGCCGACAGGGAGCAGGACGAGGAGGTGGCCCGCCTGCTCGCCCTGGGGGCCCGGCGGTCCGACGTGGGCCAGGGGGACGAGAGCTGGGTCGTGCTCGCCGACCCGGAGGGGAACGAGTTCTGCGTCCTCGCGGCGCGACGCCCCTGA
- a CDS encoding SRPBCC family protein, translating into MAQVEATTERIIAADAETVFDALADYKEVRGKVLTGHFSEYEVREGGDGEGTLVHWKLQATSKRVRDCLLEVTEPTDGQLVEKDRNSSMVTTWTVTPAGEGRSKAVVSTVWNGAGGIGGFFEKTFAPKGLGRIYDEVLQNLAAEVEK; encoded by the coding sequence ATGGCGCAGGTCGAGGCCACCACAGAGCGGATCATCGCGGCGGACGCAGAGACGGTGTTCGACGCGCTCGCCGACTACAAGGAGGTCCGGGGCAAGGTCCTGACCGGGCACTTCAGCGAGTACGAGGTGCGCGAGGGCGGGGACGGCGAGGGCACGCTCGTCCACTGGAAGCTCCAGGCGACGAGCAAGCGGGTCCGCGACTGCCTGCTCGAGGTGACCGAGCCCACCGACGGACAGCTGGTCGAGAAGGACCGCAACTCCTCGATGGTGACGACCTGGACGGTGACCCCGGCCGGTGAGGGCCGCTCCAAGGCCGTCGTGTCGACGGTGTGGAACGGCGCCGGCGGCATCGGCGGGTTCTTCGAGAAGACCTTCGCACCCAAGGGGCTCGGCCGGATCTACGACGAGGTGCTGCAGAACCTCGCCGCCGAGGTCGAGAAGTAG